One genomic segment of Hevea brasiliensis isolate MT/VB/25A 57/8 chromosome 3, ASM3005281v1, whole genome shotgun sequence includes these proteins:
- the LOC110659308 gene encoding probably inactive leucine-rich repeat receptor-like protein kinase At5g06940: MACALISIAVGIGILLVAAEFYVFHRSSKWKSQMGGWSSMFFYPLRITEHDLVMAMDEKSAVGSGGAFGRVYIISLPSGELVAVKKLVNIGSQTSKALKAEVKTLAKIRHKNIIKVLGFCHSDESIFLIYEYLQKGSLGDIIGGADCKLQWSVRVRIAIGVAQGLAYLHKDYVPHLLHRNVKSKNILLDTDFEPKLTDFALDQLAGEAAFRSTIASESADSCYSAPEFGYSKKATEQMDVYSFGVVLLELITGRQAEQAEPVDSLDIVKWVRRKINITNGAIQVLDSKISNSYQQVMLGALDIAIRCTSVIPEKRPSMVEVVRGLLSLSPKTQLPGSDFSMQEENSVPV; encoded by the exons ATGGCATGTGCTTTAATCTCTATAGCAGTTGGTATTGGAATTTTGCTTGTTGCTGCTGAGTTCTATGTTTTCCATCGATCCTCTAAGTGGAAATCTCAAATGGGTGGCTGGAGCTCTATGTTTTTCTATCCTCTTAGAATAACTGAGCATGATCTGGTTATGGCAATGGATGAGAAAAGTGCTGTAGGAAGCGGTGGAGCATTTGGCAGAGTATATATTATAAGTTTACCAAGTGGAGAACTGGTTGCTGTAAAGAAGCTAGTCAATATTGGGAGCCAAACTTCGAAAGCACTGAAGGCTGAGGTCAAGACATTAGCCAAGATCAGGCATAAGAACATCATTAAAGTTCTTGGATTTTGCCATTCAGATGAATCAATTTTTCTCATTTATGAGTACTTGCAAAAGGGAAGCTTGGGGGATATCATTGGAGGAGCAGATTGCAAGTTACAATGGAGTGTTAGAGTGAGGATTGCCATTGGGGTTGCTCAAGGATTGGCATATCTTCACAAGGATTATGTTCCACATTTACTTCACAGAAATGTCAAGTCGAAAAATATTCTTCTGGATACAGATTTTGAACCAAAGCTCACTGATTTTGCTCTTGATCAACTCGCGGGAGAAGCTGCATTCCGGTCAACAATTGCTTCAGAATCTGCAGATTCTTGTTACAGTGCTCCTG AATTTGGATACAGTAAGAAAGCAACAGAACAAATGGATGTTTACAGCTTTGGTGTTGTGCTACTAGAACTCATAACTGGCCGTCAAGCTGAGCAAGCTGAACCAGTGGATTCACTTGATATCGTGAAGTGGGTTCGAAGGAAAATCAACATAACCAATGGAGCAATCCAAGTTCTAGATTCTAAGATATCAAACTCTTACCAACAAGTGATGCTAGGAGCTCTAGACATTGCTATTCGATGCACGTCTGTAATCCCGGAGAAACGACCATCAATGGTTGAAGTTGTAAGAGGACTTCTATCTCTAAGCCCAAAAACTCAACTTCCAGGTTCAGACTTCTCAATGCAGGAGGAGAATTCAGTTCCAGTTTAA